The following is a genomic window from Oryzias latipes chromosome 12, ASM223467v1.
CCTTTCTCCATTGGTAACTCATtccctctattttttttactaagttTGAATCTTTTGTGTGTTTAGGGTCTCAGGTTGCCGTTAAAGGCACGTTAGAATTCCTGCTAGTTTGGTTCCAATCGTGAACAAACTCGTATTTAGTTCAGAGTGAAAATGAAGGTTTTGCTTCAGCCCAACTTGATGGATGGGAACTGATCCAAACAAGGAGATGGAACTGTTTTTCGTGTTGGTTAACACGTTTAAATTGCAATATGCATTTTTCCAAGCCAAAACAGGATCCACAATTCTATAAAGTGTCAGGAAAACTTCAAACTTTCACAAATCTTCGGAGATGCTTACGTTTGTCAACCTTTAGCTTGCTCAGCCTGCGTTCCCCTTCTTCAGGGAACCTTCATGGAGTGCCAGCCAGACGTCAGCATCTCTCACCGTTTCCATCGAGCGTGCGCCTCGGTGCTGAAGGGTCAAAGCTTCTGTCCCCACTGTGGCGAAGAGGTCAGCAAGGCCAAGGAGGTAACCATCGCCAAGGCGGACACCACCTCCACTGTGCCCTCAGCCGCCGTGCTCGGCTCGGCCCCGCTCTGCGCTCCTGAGGGCCGGGCAGACACCACTACCGGCAGGTAAAAGGCCGACTGCTGCGGATCAAGGGCCTCCTTTTATTTCTAGTTTTCACCCGAGTGTCCTCGCTCCTCACATGTTTCCAGCTCTGTGAGCGTGGCGGTTGGCGCTGAAGCTGGAGGGAAGGCTGACAGTTCCATTTCCCTTCCTTCTGCGCATGGACTCAACAGCTCGGCTGTTCCTGGTTCATCCAGGAGCACATCtctgcagagcgacagcagATCAACAGCTTCACCTACACTCCTTCAGGGAGCACCCAGGGAAACTCTGGAGAGCGTCCTGGTTGCTCTGGACACAGAGAAGTACATAGTTCTGCTCAAAGGATAAACATGTAAATATGACAACCCCCACGGGTTTtcttacatttctttatctGAATCCTTCTTTAGGCCCAAGAAGCTGCGGTTTCATCCCAAACAGCTGTATCTCTCTGCCAAGCAGGGAGAGTTAAAGAAGGTGGTCCTGATGTTGGGTAGGAAAAGCTTCTTCAGTGTTGTTTTACCCATCGTTATTATCATTTTAACCCAGTGGTTTATCCTTGAGTTAAACTCTTTATTGTGCAGTGGATGGTATTGACCCAAACTTTAAAATGGAGTCTCAAAACAAGCGCACACCACTGCACGCAGCCGCCGAGGGGGGGCACAAAGACATCTGCCACATGCTGGTGCAGGTACGATCTGAGGTTTGGCAGGAGCCTCCAGGCTGGTTAGGATCTTCAATCGCAGATGTTTATAGAAGCTGTTCTGTGTTTAAACCCAAGTCTGGAGCAAACTTGGACATGTGTGACGAAGACCAGCGGACTCCGCTGATGGACGCCTGTGAGAACAACAACATGGAGGTTGTGCTGTACTTGCTGAGAGCCGGAGCCAGTGCCAACCATAAGGTAAGCTGGCGACAGGGTTGTCGTGGATGTGGAATCCACTCTACATCAGGAGCAAGCCGTTCTCCGGAAATCTGCAAGAAAAACGTCTTATAATGTCTAAAATTATAAAGATTAATTCGGCTTTTGGTCCAGATTTCCCTCGGAAAAGAGATCTTATCTCAATGGGATCGcctggtaaaataaaagttaaataaaataaaaaaaatttttaaatgacagattCTAGGTGTTTTTCAGTAACTTTCTTGTTAACTGTATcattattaaatattattaagaaatttgatatatttttagggggagttttttttttctcttgtcttttttgatttaccaaacaaaaatatattttttttctttcttatttgtaatagtaattttgtttaattaaacctAAGATCTCCTCATTCTCCATCCTGTCTGTGTTTCTAGGATGTTGAAGGGTTCACGTGTCTCCACCTAGCTGCAAAGTCAGGTCACTACAACATAGTTCAGCATCTTCTGTCCACAGGCCTGATCAACGTCAACTGTCAGGTCAgcacaagtctttttttaattggggcattattgaaaactgaaggtCAAAACCTTTGAGGAAAGAAACGCTTTATTGCTGATGGGATCAAACTGGTTCTGTTACCATGGCAATAAGAGAGACAACAGATCAGCTAGATGTCATCTGTTTTTCCTGCGACACACACGGAGCAGAACTCCCCTGTTCTCCCAAACCGTCCTCCCAGATGCTTCAGAAGAATGTTCCCAGCTATGcaaaatttatgtttttattttatttagtgagtttttgtttttatgggtTTTTCCTTCCCTTTCCTTTCTGAGTTGACTTCCTTCTGAGCCATCCCTCTGATAACAGAGGAAGCTCCCCCTATCTTACACAAGTACAGCTACCCCCTGGTGTGTGTGGGTTTGTGAAATGATGTCACTCTGACACGGAAAGGCGCTCTTAAGAACTTCTAGCACATAGACCTGGTGGCTGGATGCTTCTGTGTGCCTGCAGTTCTTTCTTTGTGTGATGCACACGGAACTGCCTCAGACCGGAGCAAATGAAATGAGCACAAACTGCTGTTTTGCCTGAGATGCAGGTAAAGACGAGCCATCCTCTCATGCACCTTGATCAGCAAACAAGTAATccaagataataataataataataataataataagagcAAGCGAAAGAGTTGAGCTGTGCCTCCTGTACTGTAAACATTTCAGTGTTTACAGTTAGAGAAGACTGCGCCAGCTTGTGACCCCAAATTCAGAGCATTCAAATGTTACATTCATTATAAAATGCCAGTTTTTAATTAAGATGCATTACCAAGGCATTTTACCAAGggttgcacggtggcgcagtggttagcgctcttgcctcaccaGTTTAAGTCTCTGCTGGGGGACCTGTAACAGAACATCAGTGGgtggcctttctgtgtggagtttgcatgttctccctgtgcatgcgtgggttctctccggggtctccggcttcttcccactgtccaaaacCATGCTTCGAGCTGAATTGGAAACTCTGAATTGTCCcgaggtgtgagtgtgagagtgaatgtgtgtgtgatgggtTAGGGTTAGCGAACAGTCCAGGATATACCCTGCcgcccataagtggctgggataggctccagcagccccatgaccccgaaagggacaaaacggaagaagatgaatgaatgaactttgGTTTGTGAATTGTTTTGGGTTATATGGTGTTAGTTACTAAAGTGGATCCATAAAACGGATGGATTCCCAAAGCTGGTGTCATTCCGATTCCTTTTTCTTAtcgatttttttgtttttgcccttAGGATGATGGAGGCTGGACGGCAATAATCTGGGCCACCGAGTACAAACATGCAGACCAGGTGAAGCTGCTGCTCTCCAAAGGAGCTGACATCAGCATCAGGGATAAGGTCAGCACACAGCTCCCCTCACTCTGCTCCTTAGTGTTTGTTCACAACAGGAAACGTGTAGCCTTAACAGGTTAGCTGCAGTGGTTCCACACACAGGTCTGttagaacaaacacagctgagtAAAATCTTTTAGAATGAGGAAGACACACTAGTTGTGGTTTTTTCTAGTAAAACAACATGGTTTGATTTTCTCTTTAGGAGGAGAACATTTGCCTTCACTGGGCGGCGTTTTCTGGCAGTGTAGACATCGCCGAGCTGCTGCTGAACGCCAGCAGCGATCTGCACGCAGTGAACATCCACGGAGACTCTCCTTTGCACATCGCTGCACGGGAGAACCGCCTGGACTGTGTCACGTGAGTCCAaaacttcagagctgagacaaTTCCTCAGCTCGTCATCattgaaattctgttttcttctcctcAGACTCTTCTTGTCTCGAGGTGCAGATGTGTTTCTGAAGAATCGTGAGGGAGAAACTCCTCCAGACTGCTGCAGCCACAACTCCAAGGCCTGGGCTGCCCTGCAGGCCGGCAGGAGGGACAGGGATGCCAGGAACTCCAGGCTCAACCAGGCGGAGCAGAAGCTTCTTCACAGGTTACCATAACGTGTCTTATCTCTAAAACACGTTTATCCAATCGTTTTGGgtgctttcatttttaacacaaCATTGAAACTCTACTATGTTTGTCAGACACAGAAGGATCCATacaatgtatttatattttaagtaaaaaattcaGATGAagtctttaaaactttttttttttactgacaaacaagcaaaaacaaaaaggctaaaaatgccttttttcgTCCCCTTAATTTTCAAACATATGATCATTTTGATTGACTTTATTACTCCCCGTAGGGAAAATCAGTTGTAGTAGCagcttcataaaataaaatgaataggAAATAAACATGGAAGGAAAACTCTTATTTACATGTGCACACATGGCGGCACGATGAGTTGGAGAGTCTGATGGCTGATGGCAGGAATGACGTCCTGTATTGTTAATATTGCAGTAAAAGTTTTCTGCATCCTCGCCTGCAAACCGGTCTGCGGCGCTCCTCACTCATTTTCCTCAGCAGCAGATGTGTGGAGGAGGCTGCAGAAATGTACAGCATCGAGCTACAGACACACCGGACGTGTGACGCTGGACGCTGGacaagcggggggggggggggggggggggggggggggggggggcgcttctTTGTTCTACTATTCATAGCTTACTTCTGTCCGCCTCCTACaggtggaagaggcttggtgggaaatgtccaagcggtgcaaatcccatgaatctcgctccagggttcttctttcacagctctattctaacATATAAAAGACTTGATACCATATAATTCCGTCCAGGCCATtcttttctcctccgtgatcaattCTCAAACTGTTGGGACTTCTGTGAATTAGAAAGAATGGCATCCATACggcactaccaaatcagagtccctgattggtcaaagttcaacctggtctAACCTTCCAACGTGTGTTCAatgcacatttgttttgtacatagagcctgaaagCAGTCGTAGAAACGTACGTAGCTACAcatgaacatgagagttttgaacacggaagcctgaaatgtgcaTCTAGGCGTGtttcatagactttttatttaatGGGACCGCTTGAACGCATGTaaggcggtgtgaacgtagctttataGTTTGGTTTTATCATTTGGTTGATCTACAAGCAGGTATAAAGTTATAGGGGTTCAGAATTTCAGAGCAAActatttaaataactttaaaccGCATTATTTAGTGccctggtatttttttttaaatgggataAATGAAAATCAGATTAACCTTTGTGACTCCCAAACATTGAGCCATGATGTCCTTCACTCTgtgagatgcaaaaaaaaaaaaaattactaacattttaaaatgttttaaagtgttgtttctctgtgggaaatagattttttttttattttagagagCAAGCAGAATATTAGTagatcatgtttgtttttttcctctctgagGAAAAATGACTGACTTATTCACAGTTTTCTTcctaacttttttctttcattcatagctgaactttaaaatcagattttagGGCCTGGTAGGAGGAGGttgagtctagagctgccaggcaagagatctacaggaagaccaaagagaaggTTTGTGGATGCAGTGGACGTAgaaatgaaggtagctggtgttagaggagaggatgcagaagacagggttagatggaggaagctgattggctgcgGCGACCCCTGTAGGGAAAATcccaaaggaaaagaagaagaagaagaagaagtgacTATGAAAACAGGTTCTTATCTGAGAGTTTTTGTCTTCACAGAGACGTTTCTTTAGGGCAGGAAAGAGTTCCCATTCCATGTGTCAATTCTGTTGACAATGAGCCCCACCCAGAAGACTACAAGTACATCTCTGAAAACTGCGTCACCTCCCCTTTGAACATCGATCGCAACATTACACACCTGCAAGtgagtttctttttgtgtggGACCTAGtgaaggagaaagcagaggagGTGACATGTGTCTGTTGGTGTTCCTCCTCCCCACCAGTACTGTGTTTGTAAGGAGGACTGCTCCTCCAGCATCTGCATGTGCGGACAGCTGAGTCTGCGCTGCTGGTACGACAAGGTAAGGACACGCGTCTGCGGCGACTCTTTCAGCGGGTCTGCTCGCTTTTCTTCATCCATGCGTTGTTTTCTCTGCACAGCACGGCCGCCTGCTGCCCGAGTTCTGCCGGGAGGAGCCCCCCCTCATCTTCGAGTGCAACCACGCATGCTCCTGCTGGAAGACCTGCAGGAACCGCGTAGTCCAAAAAGGACTCAggtgtttctttcttttaataagAACCATTAAGCAAAACGCTGAAATATGAAGAGTTAAAAAATGAGCTAGTAAACTTGCCAAAGCAGGAAGTGAAAAACTCTATATTTGTGGTTTTCCCTCTAAAAACGAGACATTCATCTCAGTAAATCATGGGGTAATTTAGCAAAGAGGATTTATTCTCTGTTCATCTGCAGACTTTTATGACGCTCGGTCTGTTTGGTTTTGGATTCAAGTTAGTCTTTTTATGCTAAACAAACTGCACTGTGGTTATCTAGGAGTTTAAAATCCTCACACATAGGAGGAGTCTGCTTGTGTGCTTGTGTGCGTCCTGCTCAAAGAGTCTTGCTTACAGAGTCTCTGGCTCTTCCAGAACCAGACTTCAGCTTTTCAGGACAAGAAAAAAGGGCTGGGGTGTCCGGGCTCTGCAGGACATACCGAAGGGGACCTTTGTCTGCGAGTGAGTGAATCACAACACTGCAGTGCTCTTTTGCACAACAACTTTCCTTTGTTTACTCATCTGCCTTTGCTTTCTAGCAGAGAGGCTAAACAGTCAAGTTAtcagttttatatttaaatagcATTACCacacagtctctgctcctctgtcATGCACCTTCAAGAATGCAGgttcaaaattatattaaaccTAAAATTCATATTTGATATGattgaaaatcattttaatagtatctattttaaataaataatatttttaaagatgtatttCTTATTCAGATAGTTTTCCTAAATATTTTCATAAAGTACATTTAActctttttatctttatttaaaagaagaaataaaacaatattctgtgtttttagcAAACTTTTCTGAATGCTATCTATTTTTGGATGATGTAGAATTTTGGGGGCTATTGTTCAATTCCCCTTTTTGGAATGTCATAGGGAAATAAATAATCTCTACATTTCTCTTTCAGAATATTATTGAGAAAAATCTAGAAAATTTCAGGATATTAGgatattatttgaaaaaatacttttcaaaatattgatTTTCCACATTTGTATCCAGAAAATCTCAATGTAAAGTTTTGAATATTAGtggctattttttttatctgaaacagatatttgaataaaaaaaatctacataacTCAGGTAAATCTTGAATCCAACAGTAAATGTTTtcaggaaggaaaaaaagtgaaaagcagtgatttgtttgtttttttacaggtaTGTGGGTGAGATCATCTCTGAAGCAGAGGCAGACATGAGGCAGATGGACGCTTACCTGTTCAGTCTGGACGACAAGGTAAGACATTAAAGGAAATCTAAGGGAGAAACcagctcagaaatgtgtgttctCAGCTGTCTGCACTTCTCCTCAGCCTCAAGACCTGTACTGCATCGATGCCCGTTTCTACGGCAACATCAGCCGCTTTTTGAACCACATGTGCGAGCCCAACTTGTTTGCTTGTCGAGTGTTCACCACACACCAGGACCTCCGTTTCCCACACGTTGCCTTCTTTGCCAGTGAGAACATCAAGGCAGGGGAAGAGCTCGGGTACGTTTGAAGGATTTTTCTGCTGTGATGTGAAATATCCTGTGAAATCTGGCTTTCATATCCATACAGAGTTTACTTTGAGGCTGTTTTATGGCCTTTCTgttgtttcacatctttgaccTTTATTTGTTCGTTTGACCACCTATAGTCATCACTTTGACGACTTTGCAGTGATCACCtattggtaaataaaaaaacaaaacgaaacactTGGAAATAAATGTAGAACAATATGTAAAAGTCTTTAAAGCAGAACGTTAGCAGCATTTCTTGCATTAACTGCACAAGCCGAAGATGCAATAAACAAAAGAAGCCTTTTGATTGACCGTATTGTTAGCAAGAATAGTTTTTGGTCCGTCTCTGTCTTGAATTCCAGGAAAAAAACGAGTTCAGTAGCAAAGAAGTCTTTGACCGATCACTCAGACTGAATGATAAAAAGTGTCCCACGGCTGTGGGGACAGCTGTGGTTGGCAGAGTAAAGTCTGGTGTTGGTGGGGGTTTGTGTCATTCACAATTGTCATTGAATGCATCGTGCGGAGACTGTTGGCCTCTGCTGTTACTATGGTGATGATTTGTCAGGGATTTTATTGCCTGTAGGTTCCAAAGGTGAGTTCTTGAGTGTTTCCATGTCTGCAGCTCAGTTTCTGGTGAACGTCGGGGTTTTTGTTGTCGTTTTGGTGGAACATCTGTTGCTGCCAAAACTGACCGGattgatttaaatgtaaacacttATTCAATTTGCTAATTGAATtataaaactgatttatttgttatatttaattaacaattttgtttaattaaaaaccttttcagatataacattcatttttattctaaaaagttACAAAGAAGCCTCTTTTGTCTGAATAAATAGAGAATATAAAGGACATTTTGGTCGATGAACGGGTTTTGCATTTCTTCTGgcataaaggttgatttgatttttccTATAAATGATCTCTGTGGTGAGGTTTTAAATGCTTAATTTGACTTAATCTCtaattttttgtgttaaaataaaaaggaggcCAGCTGGACTCAAAGAATATAAAAAGCTGTTGACAATATCCactaaaatactttaaatgtttcaaaagaATTCACATAATACTCATCAAAGAAAATTCAACACTGTTATTTTTGTTCGCACTTAATGACCAGtagaaaataatacaaacattgTTATGttggtattttttcttttatgaagaaaatataaaagtttGTTGTCGAGCCGGACTGAGTTATTCCATAATTAATTCATCTTTCCAAACAgttccctttttctttctccttcttCCTCCATGTTTTATGAGATTTATATTATTCAGTAAAtttgaaatgtaattattaataattcAAACAAGACCAAAAGTTCTAAAATGACTGGGTTGAACCAGAACCACAGCTaacctaaaaaaacacagatcctTTTATGGATGTTGACCTTCTCTGGATGGAGTTCACCTGAGAAAGAATCTCTATAGTGACCTCATTCAGATCATTTTCTGAATCAAATAAGgtttaaaacacaattaaaactagatcgtccatccatccatccatccatccatccatccatccatccatccatccgtccgtccgtccgtccatccgtcctcCAAATAGTCATTTTCTTTGGGTTAATCCCTCTGACTGGTTGACAGTGGACTTGTTTTGGGAAGCTGTCTGCATAATTTCATCCATCTGTGGATGAGGAAGCGTCTGAAGACATGAACATAGTTGTTTCTGTGGGCGAGTGTATGATTTTAGGAGTGGATTTGGAGCATTCATCCACAGCAGCATTTCTGAAAACTAATGATGAAGACGGCTCAACGTTTTCTGTACCTCCAGACCCGCCCCAGCAGCGCCGGAGAGCAGCTCGAGTATTGATGTGTTAGATAGAGAAACTtattctatgacttttttttcttactttagcTAAATCTTGTTCTCGTGTCAAGTCTGTTTAGGTTTTTTCTCATTAACCCttaaacaccagagctttagctccagtgtttacatttttccaccactgtaactctttgactgtGAACTCAGTTAATATAATTCCTGCAGACTCCGAAGCGCAGAAAAGATGTTTCGCTTAGTGATGCCACACTTTACATTCCAATGGTAAGCCGACATGAAAAGCCACATTACTCCCCGTCAGAATctgctgatttacgttgatggTGGGATCAAGCGTGGCGTTACAGTACGTCACAGGGCGCTTGATCTAGGCGTCACGGTGACATCTCAGGGTGTCTAAAGGTGCTTGTTTGTCAACACTGACCTTCTCTCTGTCCTCCCCTTCAGATTTAATTATGGCGATCACTTCTGGGAGGTCAAAAGCAAGCTGTTCACATGTGAATGCGGCTCCCCCAAGTGTAAGTTCTCCTCTTCCGCCATGGCGTCCCTGCAGGCTGACAGCACCCCCGAGGACCAGCAGCAGCCCAGCGCCTCGCCTGACACCAGCTCTTCCAGCAGCCCCTGCTaaaaccaacacacacacccacctacacacacacactacgtTTGGCCACACGGGGGCTCCTGACCTTATATGAACTTGTACTGTATCCGCTTCCCCTTGATACGTTGGTTCCCCGACCTTCATGAGGACGGAGACACTCTGACACAGACTCAGATGACACAGACTCAGATGCACAATCAAATCCTGGAAGAAGTCCGAGCTGATGAAGAACAGGAGGGAGTTGCATCATGCacagcagaccccccccccccaggacagAAACCGTCTGTACATTTCATACTCCCCTGTGCTGGGCAGGGCacctgtgtttttcttcttacGTTAAGAAAAGGAGCTGACTTTGCTGCGATCCAGGAGTTTTGAGGCGCCCGCGCTCAAACCTTCGCCATCTTTAACCACGAACCATTCCAGCGAGATCAGCTGATCACTTTCGAATATGTTGCCACTTTGGTCTCTTCTGATCTTCTTTGTTGTGATTGAAAAGACGTGTTGAGGGTTGAATCAGGGTTGAAACCAACAAAGAAGTGAAGCAAAAGGTCGACttttaaataagatttttttttttctcgcagACCGACCGCCTTTTTGAAGTGAGGCGTTTGTGGTCCGCACCAATTGgctaagcattttttttatgaaacccTTTAGGGTGGGTGGGGGCTGAAATGTGTCATAAATTTAGGGCAGTACTGGAGGAACTAAAGGTTTCAACTTTCTAAAACATCAACAAGAACATGGTGCTGACAaaggtttttacttttgttttcatttttattgtccaAGTGAACATAGTTTGTAAAATAAGAGaacgtttttatgttttttatgtttaattttatcTCCAGTTTTCTAATCGTAGACATCCTGGTCGGGTTTTGATGATTTTGCAGACAGAAGCCAAACTGTCGTTTTAACTGTTTGTAGGAAACCGAGCTTGCAGGTGGGAAATGGGAGGCGGGGTTAGACGTGCACTTCCATTATGTTCTGTTACATTATCTCTGGACAGTGAACCATCCATCTGATTGGTTGTatctttttcaataaatttatTACTAATGCACTTGTCTTGATTCCCATTTATTACCTGCACAAAAGAAAGATTGTCTGATGTGAACAACAAGTTAATTGATCTTCCTTTTTGCCATAAATCCTCACGTCCACGCTGTTCTCCACTTCTGGTCCACCAGAGGAAAACGATGGAGAGATCTCTGAGCTTCAACACTGAGGCTATTCAGAGCAGGTTTGTTCACAGCTCCATGTTCTTTTGGGACTGCAGACACAAAGGCAGCAGCAGGATTTTATCTGGTGAGAAGATTTGGGATGAAAGGAAGAGGACTGCTGCCAAGTCCTTCTGACACCCGAATGTTTGTGCTTCAGGGTAAAAGTCACTCATGATGCAAAATCCTTTGGGGCGTCTTTTGACTGTCTGTGGTGCCTGATGAAGAACCACTGAAGCATGCGACATGTAAGCGCACCGATGCACAAACGTCTTATAAACTGAAGGTGTTTGGTGGTTTGCTGCCATAACCAAAGTGGAGAATGCACCAACAGCTAACATTTCCCCCCGTGACCTGATGTCCGACTCCAAAGCGTTCCCATGGGTCTTTGCGTTACGTTTCTGCCATTAATAGAAAAACCTGTCTTGTTTTTTAGAACatgatttctgcagagcagcaggagttcatcagaa
Proteins encoded in this region:
- the LOC101167635 gene encoding histone-lysine N-methyltransferase EHMT1 isoform X2, encoding MASVGTEPAGLAVDRSGSSTKEELDPASDGEEMSGGVEEVPGRMSPPGTEAMLNGNEFDDTRHKNLTISNNKTALLVNENGMSDTEPPHGSVTGSNGFILAKQQQQDGSAAAVNPASGVSPHRTSWSPLGQAGGGPIAKPAPTALSGCGRDPGALRTATGTGTTTGQGTSDIKNGTVSSPTSPSGPATVHRARKTMSRPAVSPAQKLLNKELREAKNAKMENICAADAQQLPARSHLPQNPSDTPSSEQTAPLTPPAVTAEPAASSASPAAYKLQLGAFSSGLSSRKKKRRMGTYSLVPKKKTKVLKQRTVLEMFKELQQSAKSPQTKDINGEKVANASEEEESEEMESEEEERRRAHQTSAEQETAEPNDKVKDEHESEESGEEEGEEEGTESDLSTESALKKRLKKKSKADSAWLRPSRKRKRRMKTKDGPEAGGQPQVSHPSGPHGDKEYTHIGPLEPFSTNTTSESKAPVMEEAHELPLCSCRMETPKSREILILADRKCMATESVDGQLTRCQSAVMKHEMMRPSNSVQLLVLCEDHRNGMVKHQCCPGCGFFCRAGTFMECQPDVSISHRFHRACASVLKGQSFCPHCGEEVSKAKEVTIAKADTTSTVPSAAVLGSAPLCAPEGRADTTTGSSVSVAVGAEAGGKADSSISLPSAHGLNSSAVPGSSRSTSLQSDSRSTASPTLLQGAPRETLESVLVALDTEKPKKLRFHPKQLYLSAKQGELKKVVLMLVDGIDPNFKMESQNKRTPLHAAAEGGHKDICHMLVQSGANLDMCDEDQRTPLMDACENNNMEVVLYLLRAGASANHKDVEGFTCLHLAAKSGHYNIVQHLLSTGLINVNCQDDGGWTAIIWATEYKHADQVKLLLSKGADISIRDKEENICLHWAAFSGSVDIAELLLNASSDLHAVNIHGDSPLHIAARENRLDCVTLFLSRGADVFLKNREGETPPDCCSHNSKAWAALQAGRRDRDARNSRLNQAEQKLLHRDVSLGQERVPIPCVNSVDNEPHPEDYKYISENCVTSPLNIDRNITHLQYCVCKEDCSSSICMCGQLSLRCWYDKHGRLLPEFCREEPPLIFECNHACSCWKTCRNRVVQKGLRTRLQLFRTRKKGWGVRALQDIPKGTFVCEYVGEIISEAEADMRQMDAYLFSLDDKPQDLYCIDARFYGNISRFLNHMCEPNLFACRVFTTHQDLRFPHVAFFASENIKAGEELGFNYGDHFWEVKSKLFTCECGSPKCKFSSSAMASLQADSTPEDQQQPSASPDTSSSSSPC
- the LOC101167635 gene encoding histone-lysine N-methyltransferase EHMT1 isoform X1: MTSEVNVHAGKEKEKKSNLLEAFWHSLPLPFFKPTHSSSLTLSLFDAAFFSMEAMRRKQPAGLAVDRSGSSTKEELDPASDGEEMSGGVEEVPGRMSPPGTEAMLNGNEFDDTRHKNLTISNNKTALLVNENGMSDTEPPHGSVTGSNGFILAKQQQQDGSAAAVNPASGVSPHRTSWSPLGQAGGGPIAKPAPTALSGCGRDPGALRTATGTGTTTGQGTSDIKNGTVSSPTSPSGPATVHRARKTMSRPAVSPAQKLLNKELREAKNAKMENICAADAQQLPARSHLPQNPSDTPSSEQTAPLTPPAVTAEPAASSASPAAYKLQLGAFSSGLSSRKKKRRMGTYSLVPKKKTKVLKQRTVLEMFKELQQSAKSPQTKDINGEKVANASEEEESEEMESEEEERRRAHQTSAEQETAEPNDKVKDEHESEESGEEEGEEEGTESDLSTESALKKRLKKKSKADSAWLRPSRKRKRRMKTKDGPEAGGQPQVSHPSGPHGDKEYTHIGPLEPFSTNTTSESKAPVMEEAHELPLCSCRMETPKSREILILADRKCMATESVDGQLTRCQSAVMKHEMMRPSNSVQLLVLCEDHRNGMVKHQCCPGCGFFCRAGTFMECQPDVSISHRFHRACASVLKGQSFCPHCGEEVSKAKEVTIAKADTTSTVPSAAVLGSAPLCAPEGRADTTTGSSVSVAVGAEAGGKADSSISLPSAHGLNSSAVPGSSRSTSLQSDSRSTASPTLLQGAPRETLESVLVALDTEKPKKLRFHPKQLYLSAKQGELKKVVLMLVDGIDPNFKMESQNKRTPLHAAAEGGHKDICHMLVQSGANLDMCDEDQRTPLMDACENNNMEVVLYLLRAGASANHKDVEGFTCLHLAAKSGHYNIVQHLLSTGLINVNCQDDGGWTAIIWATEYKHADQVKLLLSKGADISIRDKEENICLHWAAFSGSVDIAELLLNASSDLHAVNIHGDSPLHIAARENRLDCVTLFLSRGADVFLKNREGETPPDCCSHNSKAWAALQAGRRDRDARNSRLNQAEQKLLHRDVSLGQERVPIPCVNSVDNEPHPEDYKYISENCVTSPLNIDRNITHLQYCVCKEDCSSSICMCGQLSLRCWYDKHGRLLPEFCREEPPLIFECNHACSCWKTCRNRVVQKGLRTRLQLFRTRKKGWGVRALQDIPKGTFVCEYVGEIISEAEADMRQMDAYLFSLDDKPQDLYCIDARFYGNISRFLNHMCEPNLFACRVFTTHQDLRFPHVAFFASENIKAGEELGFNYGDHFWEVKSKLFTCECGSPKCKFSSSAMASLQADSTPEDQQQPSASPDTSSSSSPC